A genomic segment from Daphnia pulex isolate KAP4 chromosome 5, ASM2113471v1 encodes:
- the LOC124194593 gene encoding cardioacceleratory peptide receptor-like, with protein sequence MDSAPPLTSWTNVTENGGGNVTSEMGDDDSCLERTWFNSDQLAGELNLCPSPSNSTEDDFNTFYFYQTEQLAFLWILLILIVVGNMAVLVALSMSSARKSRMNYFIKHLAIADLSVGVISVLTDIVWKITVAWHAGNIACKVIRFSQVLVTYSSTYVLVALSIDRYDAICHPMNFSRGWRRARILVSVAWILSAIFSSPMLVLYEQGLVQGQVQCWIDFTAPWQWQLYLTLVAVSLLVLPALLIFACYIVIVRTIWVQSAALTSSMPSANRNNNNTAGINRAGGSAGTAMLDEDQESRRASSRGIIPRAKIKTVKMTFVIVFVFILCWAPYIVFDLLQVYGHIPKSKTMIAVATFIQSLAPLNSAANPLIYCLFSTHLCRNLRKIPALEWLAVKLELAVHSIGLCPEWNCCAPDGSNSVDHPSLQNRTTSRGGTTAGAGRPNHRSNHSRHTTQNQFRNGGGGGGNFHRLANNNSSSTATTSSNTLTTTTSNASQVVGGSGSHVVKDSAATAASKKRNPTTTRRLSSSSSNTEVVAVVPRPVVNEPIPAAPSRNSQWV encoded by the exons atggacagTGCGCCGCCACTGACGTCATGGACGAACGTGACGGAAAACGGCGGTGGAAACGTCACGTCCGAGATGGGCGACGACGACAGTTGCCTGGAACGGACTTGGTTCAACAGCGACCAGTTGGCCGGCGAACTCAACTTGTGTCCCAGCCCCAGCAATTCCACCGAAGATGATTTCAACACGTTTTATTTCTATCAG ACGGAGCAGTTGGCCTTCCTGTGGATTCTACTGATCCTCATCGTCGTCGGCAACATGGCCGTCCTGGTGGCCTTGAGCATGTCCAGCGCGCGCAAGTCACGCATGAACTACTTCATCAAACACCTCGCCATCGCcg ATTTAAGCGTCGGCGTCATCAGCGTCCTGACGGACATCGTGTGGAAGATCACCGTCGCCTGGCACGCGGGAAACATCGCCTGCAAAGTCATCCGCTTCTCGCAG gtTCTCGTCACGTATTCGTCGACGTACGTCCTGGTGGCGCTCAGCATCGACCGCTACGACGCCATCTGCCATCCCATGAATTTCAGCAGAGGAT ggagGAGAGCCAGGATTTTGGTGTCGGTCGCTTGGATCCTGAGCGCCATCTTCTCGTCGCCCATGCTGGTCCTTTACGAGCAAGGTCTGGTCCAGGGCCAGGTCCAGTGCTGGATCGACTTCACAGCTCCCTGGCAGTGGCAGCTCTACCTGACGCTGGTGGCCGTCTCCTTGCTCGTCTTGCCCGCCCTACTCATCTTCGCCTGTTACATTGTCATCGTCAGAACCATCTGGGTCCAGTCGGCAGCCCTGACGTCATCCATGCCGTCGGCCaatcgaaacaacaacaacacggccg gtATTAATCGAGCGGGCGGGAGCGCCGGGACGGCCATGCTGGACGAGGATCAGGAGAGCCGGAGGGCAAGTTCCCGCGGCATCATCCCACGcgccaaaatcaaaacagTTAAAATGACATTTGTCATCGTCTTTG TGTTTATCTTGTGCTGGGCTCCGTACATCGTCTTCGACCTGCTTCAAGTCTACGGGCACATCCCCAAATCCAAGACGATGATCGCCGTGGCGACTTTCATTCAAAGTTTGGCGCCACTCAATTCGGCCGCCAATCCGCTCATCTACTGCCTATTCTCCACGCACCTCTGCCGCAATCTCAG AAAGATCCCGGCACTAGAGTGGCTGGCCGTCAAACTCGAGTTGGCTGTCCATTCAATCGGACTGTGCCCCGAATGGAATTGCTGCGCTCCGGACGGCTCCAACTCGGTGGACCATCCGTCGCTGCAGAACCGGACGACATCTCGAGGTGGCACGACGGCCGGCGCCGGCCGGCCCAACCATCGCAGCAATCACAGCCGCCACACGACGCAGAACCAGTTCCGtaacggcggcggcggcggcggcaatTTCCACCGgctggccaacaacaacagcagctcaacggccaccaccagcagcaacacgcTGACGACGACCACGTCAAACGCGTCACAAGTCGTCGGCGGAAGTGGATCGCACGTCGTCAAAGACTCGGCGGCGACGGCGGCAAGTAAAAAGCGCAACCCGACCACCACCAGGCGGctgtcgtcatcgtcgtccaACACGGAAGTCGTGGCCGTCGTCCCTCGGCCGGT